The following are encoded together in the Anopheles nili chromosome 3, idAnoNiliSN_F5_01, whole genome shotgun sequence genome:
- the LOC128725000 gene encoding uncharacterized protein LOC128725000: MWRWRAVERKANDRGKERRAIKKRSSNRSNMPNISHCFRLHHLGWGAFIIAAAQVIFVLQLAQGTTGITTISPVSFQANGNATHGALSSTASTGGLTTGPSHGRDHSSTLHPSSTTAPKVQRKRGSISGGKKNVVVQQPAQPTLDNANNSREALSHEGSEPVVYVSDTSGYIPLTALQSSHPRLPSPPVYGGDLDAAWRPDPWDRDYNRRYRFNNTRVQHIEAECQDDYMKIRIGFNGSFNGLLYSSGYAYDPDCMYINGSGRDYYEFFIQLNRCGTLGKNAIGEDSRKNPTKNFMWNTVTVQYNPLIEEEFDEHFKVTCEYGYDFWKTVTFPFLDVEVATGNPVVFTLSPPECYMEIRNGYGTNGARVTGPVRVGDPLTLIIYMRSKYDGFDIVVNDCFAHNGANKRIQLIDEYGCPVDDKLISRFRGSWSDTGVFETQVYAYMKTFRFTGSPALYIECDVRMCHGRCPSQPCHWRNLKGVTKREAVQPQVNTTLSDNISLFQALRVLQEEDEEARAKKESVTSAKPQDMSETCMKTSVLSALLATCCVLLCVLGGSLLAACAKLRYRKKDAAFFDNYVGHKAQLD; encoded by the exons ATGTGGCGGTGGCGAGCAgttgaaagaaaagcaaacgatcgaggaaaagaaagacgAGCGATAAAGAAAAGAAGTTCAAACCGATCTAATATGCCAAATATTTCTCATTGTTTCAGGTTACATCACCTAGGCTGGGGTGCTTTCATCATCGCCGCGGCACAG GTGATCTTTGTCCTTCAACTTGCACAAGGAACGACCGGCATCACGACAATCAGCCCGGTGAGCTTTCAAGCCAATGGCAATGCCACACATGGAGCCCTTTCATCCACCGCATCTACCGGAGGGCTCACTACAGGTCCTTCCCATGGTCGAGATCACTCCTCAACGCTCCATCCTTCTTCAACTACGGCCCCAAAGGTGCAACGCAAACGTGGCAGCATTAGCGGCGGAAAG AAGAACGTCGTCGTGCAGCAACCAGCGCAACCTACGTTGGACAACGCGAATAACTCACGCGAAGCACTCTCCCACGAGGGCAGCGAACCG GTCGTCTACGTATCGGACACATCCGGTTACATACCGCTGACGGCGCTCCAGTCGTCTCATCCACGGTTGCCATCACCACCGGTATATGGCGGAGATCTGGATGCCGCCTGGCGACCCGATCCTTGGGACAGGGACTACAATCGGCGCTATCGCTTCAACAACACCCGGGTACAGC ATATCGAGGCTGAATGTCAGGACGATTACATGAAGATTCGCATCGGATTCAACGGCTCCTTCAACGGGCTTCTTTACTCGTCTG GCTACGCGTACGATCCAGACTGCATGTACATCAACGGTTCCGGTCGCGACTATTACGAGTTCTTCATCCAGCTGAACCGGTGCGGAACGCTGGGAAAGAACGCGATCGGTGAGGATAGCCGCAAGAATCCAACG AAAAACTTCATGTGGAACACGGTCACGGTGCAGTACAACCCGCTAATCGAAGAGGAGTTCGACGAGCACTTCAAGGTGACTTGCGAGTATGGGTACGATTTCTGGAAAACGGTGACATTTCCCTTTCTCGACGTCGA AGTCGCAACAGGCAACCCGGTAGTGTTCACGCTCAGCCCTCCGGAGTGCTACATGGAGATCCGGAACGGTTACGGAACGAATGGCGCCCGTGTAACGGGTCCAGTCCGTGTCGGCGATCCTCTGACACTGATCATTTACATGCGCAGCAAGTACGACGGGTTCGACATCGTGGTAAATGACTGTTTCGCGCACAACGGTGCCAACAAGAGGATCCAGCTGATCGACGAGTACGG TTGTCCGGTCGATGATAAGCTGATTTCGCGGTTCCGTGGCAGTTGGTCCGATACGGGCGTGTTCGAGACGCAGGTGTACGCGTACATGAAGACGTTCCGCTTCACAGGATCGCCCGCGCTGTACATCGAGTGTGATGTACGCATGTGCCACGGCAGGTGTCCG AGTCAACCATGCCACTGGAGAAATCTGAAGGGCGTCACGAAACGTGAGGCCGTTCAACCCCAGGTCAACACCACGCTTTCGGATAATATAAGCCTCTTCCAAGCGCTGCGCGTGTTGCAGGAAGAGGACGAAGAAGCGCGAGCCAAGAAGGAATCGGTCACCTCTGCCA AGCCACAAGACATGTCAGAGACGTGTATGAAGACGTCCGTTTTGTCCGCCTTGCTTGCCACGTGCTGTGTACTGCTTTGCGTGCTCGGTGGCTCTCTATTAGCGGCTTGCGCGAAACTCCGATACCGCAAGAAAGACGCCGCCTTTTTCGACAACTATGTCGGACATAAGGCGCAGCTGGATTAA
- the LOC128725001 gene encoding sodium channel protein Nach-like has protein sequence MKPKQLLTFVVQTFRYVVRNFCENTTLHGLRYVYGADRSHPQQNGAMLRLLWLLVCLVSIGFTMIMGMIAWMRFRTTPTITTIETMTYPIWNIPFPAITVCNINKIDNRKATVIIDRLVNEFGLSRHNATGLLVAQASLVNFEAVNTTYLELESVLGRMGWNPDKLLLELTQPCEELIKVCFWLGSEVPCPHVIRRTRTDNGFCCSYNVDETMQPIIGKQNQTGHRLPYRAKRLSGAGRHVGFSVLIDVQPDTYMAPTKSYYGAEVYVHDSSDFPSDADFEHVAQPGWDVVMSVIPLPIESSSTMSQVPEEMRKCFLPEESDSQTKESFNLNVCMAQCRLRTIVKLCNCIPFYYTDLKITEAKNVEMCALKHVACLHYFRRYFYSLRTDKLSESDTKDVEFGMDCDCKPPCSVLNYNVQTIASQRQSKSFKSANYGGRNVSMYATLNVHFKDIYCVKYKRDAYMTWDSLVATFGGIFGLCMGGSVLSIVELVYYFTVKPFTSYQTAGLLAQSQKTRKTSAQRRKTVVVRPYISPYDSVPRYGYFSRRNVLARDKSFVKKSTEIAVTRKKDTVHHAPEPSVLSFVY, from the exons ATGAAGCCGAAACAACTGCTAACGTTCGTGGTTCAAACGTTCCGCTATGTTGTGCGTAATTTTTGCGAGAATACCACCCTGCACGGACTGCGATACGTTTACGGCGCAGACCGGAGTCATCCGCAACAAAATGGCGCGATGCTGCGGTTGCTCTGGCTGCTGGTGTGCCTCGTAAGCATTGGATTCACTATGATAATGGGCATGATCGCGTGGATGCGATTCCGAACCACACCAACGATCACCACGATCGAAACTATGACGTACCCGATCTGGAACATCCCCTTTCCGGCGATTACCGTGTGTAACATCAACAAAATTGACAACCGGAAAGCCACCGTCATCATCGATCGGCT CGTGAACGAGTTCGGGCTAAGCAGACACAATGCCACAGGCCTGCTAGTGGCTCAAGCAAGTCTAGTAAACTTTGAGGCAGTCAACACGACCTATCTCGAGCTGGAATCAGTACTCGGACGCATGGGATGGAACCCGGACAAGTTACTCCTTGAGTTGACCCAACCGTGTGAAGAACTGATCAAGGTTTGCTTCTGGCTCGGATCGGAAGTTCCTTGCCCGCATGTGATACGTCGAACGCGGACGGACAACGGATTCTGCTGCTCGTACAACGTGGACGAAACGATGCAGCCGATCATCGGAAAACAGAACCAGACTGGCCATCGTTTGCCATATCGAGCAAAACGACTCTCGGGAGCGGGCCGACATGTTGGATTTTCCGTTTTAATCGACGTACAGCCGGACACGTACATGGCACCAACGAAATCGTACTATGGAGCTGAAGTGTACGTGCACGATTCGAGCGATTTCCCTTCCGATGCGGACTTTGAGCACGTGGCGCAACCGGGCTGGGACGTGGTGATGTCCGTCATTCCGCTACCGATCGAAAGCAGCAGTACGATGAGTCAGGTGCCGGAGGAAATGCGGAAATGCTTCCTGCCCGAGGAGAGCGACTCACAGACGAAGGAGAGCTTCAATCTGAACGTTTGCATGGCCCAGTGCCGGCTTCGCACGATAGTGAAGCTATGCAACTGCATCCCGTTCTATTACACCGATCTAA AAATCACCGAAGCGAAAAACGTAGAGATGTGCGCTCTGAAACACGTCGCATGTTTGCACTACTTCAGAA GATATTTTTACAGCTTACGCACCGACAAGCTTTCGGAGTCCGATACGAAGGATGTGGAGTTTGGCATGGATTGCGATTGTAAACCTCCATGTTCGGTGCTG AACTACAACGTGCAGACGATTGCGAGCCAACGACAATCAAAAAGCTTCAAGTCGGCGAACTA CGGAGGACGAAACGTCTCAATGTACGCGACGTTGAACGTACACTTCAAGGACATCTACTGCGTGAAGTACAAACGGGATGCGTACATGACCTGGGACTCGCTTGTGGCCACTTTCGGGGGTATTTTCGGTCTGTGCATGGGTGGCTCGGTCCTCAGCATCGTCGAGCTGGTGTACTACTTCACCGTGAAACCGTTCACCTCATACCAGACGGCAGGACTGCTAGCACAATCGCAGAAAACTCGAAAGACTAGTGCCCAACGGCGAAAAACCGTGGTAGTACGACCTTACATCTCTCCGTACGACAGCGTACCACGATATGGCTACTTTTCGAGGCGCAACGTGCTCGCTCGAGATAAAAGCTTCGTGAAAAAGTCAACCGAGATCGCCGTGacacggaaaaaggacaccgtcCATCACGCACCCGAACCGAGCGTTCTTTCCTTCGTGTACTGA
- the LOC128725002 gene encoding sodium channel protein Nach-like: protein MAHSTSVPSTLKLAWTAVVQTFWIFCENSSLHGLRYIGRNRTAPSNTLLRFLWSVIALVSLGFTMMLGNSAWDQFRSNPTLTTIETTSYPVSLIPFPSVTLCNINKIHATKAEELGKKLMEFGMNESDAIDVLYTIPRLIDYPIDQPIERRILDLEEFLQAKGYDAERMAFEVAPPCETMMVHCFWLMQDIPCSKLFRRTKIFAGYCCSFNVDGFLEPVFTRPKNPNRTENIYVSGIGKGEGLSVLVDIGERFYTASERFSNGIEVFVHRSFDFPDFSDYTTIVQRGMETDLSILPSIVAASPSLRTVPLAVRGCAFGDEGNSTTSVPYTYSNCMNECETRYIAGMCSCIPLFKQTVELQEVLQVPICGFRDLTCLLNIKQHVTFTSENVGEMIASDSRFINVVCNCYPSCTIEKNEVLAIQNTVSKPQHNKYKPEFNFTAYGVLHVHFRSTSCLKYKREPFVTWQTLVATFGGIFGLCMGGSILSLVEMLYHFGITPFVEYSVLRNKLLKGRTHPAQKTNVIAYMDYPAQPPMGYFRRREIMARATGNDEAAWVSGNNANVDNRRWKQHYVNELKILP from the exons ATGGCTCACTCTACATCTGTTCCCAGTACCTTGAAACTGGCGTGGACCGCTGTCGTGCAGACATTTTGGATCTTTTGCGAAAACTCCTCACTTCACGGGTTGCGATACATCGGTCGGAACAGAACGGCTCCGTCCAACACTCTACTGCGATTCCTGTGGAGTGTAATAGCGTTGGTGAGTTTGGGTTTCACAATGATGCTGGGAAATTCAGCCTGGGACCAGTTCCGTAGTAACCCTACTCTGACCACCATCGAGACGACGTCTTATCCGGTGTCGTTGATTCCCTTTCCATCGGTGACGCTGTGTAATATCAACAAAATACACGCCACCAAGGCGGAAGAATTGGGCAAAAAGCT TATGGAGTTTGGGATGAACGAAAGCGATGCCATTGACGTCCTTTACACGATACCTCGGTTGATTGACTACCCAATAGACCAACCGATAGAGCGCCGAATTCTGGATCTAGAGGAGTTCCTTCAGGCCAAGGGCTATGATGCGGAGCGAATGGCCTTTGAGGTGGCGCCACCCTGCGAGACGATGATGGTGCACTGCTTCTGGTTGATGCAAGACATCCCATGCAGTAAATTGTTCCGGCGCACCAAAATATTCGCCGGTTACTGTTGTTCCTTCAATGTGGACGGGTTTCTGGAGCCTGTTTTCACACGACCAAAGAACCCGAATCGAACGGAGAACATCTACGTTTCTGGTATCGGCAAGGGCGAAGGTCTTTCTGTGTTGGTGGACATCGGGGAACGGTTCTACACCGCATCGGAAAGGTTTTCCAACGGTATCGAGGTGTTTGTgcatcgttcgttcgattttccggaCTTCTCGGACTACACGACCATCGTCCAGCGTGGCATGGAGACGGACTTGTCCATCTTGCCGAGTATTGTTGCAGCGAGCCCTTCGTTGAGGACCGTGCCTCTCGCAGTTCGTGGCTGTGCGTTCGGTGATGAAGGCAACTCGACCACGAGCGTACCGTACACCTACAGTAACTGCATGAACGAGTGTGAAACGCGGTATATTGCCGGTATGTGCAGTTGCATTCCTCTGTTCAAGCAAACTGTTGAGCTGCAAGAGGTGCTGCAGGTACCGATCTGTGGGTTTCGCGATTTAACCTGTCTGCTGAATATAAAAC AACACGTTACCTTCACCTCAGAAAATGTTGGCGAAATGATTGCTTCTGATTCCAGGTTCATAAACGTTGTATGCAATTGCTATCCGAGCTGCACCATCGAG AAGAATGAAGTCCTTGCCATACAAAATACAGTTTCTAAACCGCAGCATAACAAATACAA ACCTGAGTTTAACTTCACCGCTTACGGTGTCCTGCACGTGCATTTCCGGTCTACTAGCTGCCTCAAATACAAACGTGAACCGTTTGTCACCTGGCAAACGCTGGTGGCAACGTTCGGGGGCATATTCGGACTTTGCATGGGCGGCTCCATACTGAGCTTGGTGGAAATGCTGTATCATTTCGGCATTACTCCGTTTGTAGAGTACAGTGTGCTCAGAAATAAGCTTCTCAAGGGCCGCACACATCCCGCACAAAAAACCAATGTCATTG